A single window of Nicotiana sylvestris chromosome 5, ASM39365v2, whole genome shotgun sequence DNA harbors:
- the LOC138868227 gene encoding uncharacterized protein — MKFDRYKTKTSTLGVEVLNDLFDNVLILPVVAPGLYVPETPPTGPGQKYFEFTEWFNSKGYWKGNHDLKSLIANFLTPAQRDKLNNSASRYIIVMDNFKCNMKLVHCLCLSRIFMNDRDSISFKIFGHDVSFTLEDFHIMCGLRIIAHNIEKPFNRESTILKRYFGKSKGVSLTDIRSFMTRNVVPKNDVNHAHVCDSDDDAVKPMEILIVESILFRKNIESCVIKEYASIVKDEKLCAEYPWGNVAYEKLIYSLKHALDKQNKHHATEYKLTGFPYPLCVWFYERFPDVQEKYVAEDEYFDMPQVPRMLRYRYRDFRVLDIIPTEEELNSMPLIGKLPCSRIRLNVVNAVPSTVFWRLTMEVQRHAEKERSTIVNEVFDKFKKEERTAIVDAVFVKVKEYFDEKFEQLFMIVNKSNGMDDGIFYLSKHREYDRRNDCYKDPSTFEGNQYVQKQVEEHSSSADRLSRDVNDEAHLSTENIGSKQGAHNQVVETEEHTAHDALRKVADDNATHNEAVVEGVKHVQQQSGEEQSNVCRLSKGGEKGVDDQVVGVIVICNELLGGDTHEVVTTVEVETSRGSIATTQKLSDDAQLNEGRVEKNLPENTAMVVDVGSQLNDAGNTDIEKGMQPGETTAEDKRKERPEAARKELGEILQ, encoded by the exons ATGAAGTTCGACAggtataaaacaaaaacttcaactctaggtGTTGAAGTTCTAAATGATCTTTTTGATAATGTTCTGAT ACTACCTGTAGTAGCACCAGGTCTCTATGTCCCTGAGACTCCACCTACAGGACCAGGACAAAAATATTTTGAGTTTACAGAATGGTTTAACTCTAAGGGTTACTGGAAGGGGAACCATGATTTGAAAAGTTTAATTGCAAATTTCTTGACTCCTGCACAAAGGGATAAGCTTAATAATAGTGCATCTAGATACATTATTGTTATGGATAATTTTAAATGCAACATGAAGTTGGTTCATTGTTTGTGTCTTTCTCGAATATTCATGAATGATCGAGACTCCattagtttcaagatttttggGCATGATGTTTCCTTCACCCTTGAAGACTTTCACATTATGTGTGGTTTGCGGATCATAGCACATAATATTGAAAAACCATTTAATCGAGAGAGCACTATTCTGAAGCGCTATTTTGGTAAGTCCAAGGGTGTGAGTTTGACGGATATTCGAAGTTTTATGACTCGCAATGTAGTTCCAAAGAATGATGTGAATCATGCACATGTATGCGATAGTGATGATGATGCAGTTAAGCCTATGGAAATTCTTATTGTAGAGTCTATTTTGTTTAGGAAAAATATTGAGTCATGTGTGATTAAGGAGTATGCATCTATCGTTAAAGACGAGAAGCTTTGTGCTGAATATCCTTGGGGTAATGTGGCTTATGAGAAGCTCATTTATTCACTGAAACATGCATTGGACAAGCAGAACAAACATCATGCAACTGAGTATAAACTTACTGGATTTCCATATCCGTTATGTGTTTGGTTCTATGAGCGCTTCCCAGATGTTCAGGAGAAGTATGTAGCAGAGGATGAGTACTTTGATATGCCTCAGGTCCCTAGGATGTTACGTTAT AGATATCGCGACTTTAGGGTATTGGATATAATTCCTACAGAAGAGGAATTGAATTCAATGCCTTTAATTGGGAAATTACCGTGCAGCCGGATTCGTTTAAATGTAGTTAATGCAGTTCCTTCAACTG TTTTTTGG AGGTTAACGATGGAGGTTCAAAGGCatgcagaaaaagaaagaagcacgATCGTGAATGAAGTttttgataagtttaaaaaggAGGAGCGAACTGCTATTGTGGATGCGGTTTTTGTAAAAGTGAAG GAATATTTTGATGAGAAGTTTGAACAGTTGTTTATGATTGTGAACAAATCAAATGGAATGGACGATGGCATTTTTTATTTGAGTAAGCATCGAGAATATGACAGGAGGAACGACTGTTACAAAGATCCATCGACTTTTGAAGGCAATCAATATGTTCAAAAACAAGTTGAAGAGCACAGTTCCAGTGCAGATAGATTGAGCAGAGATGTAAATGATGAAGCACATTTATCAACTGAGAATATTGGAAGCAAGCAAGGTGCACATAATCAAGTTGTTGAGACTGAAGAACATACTGCTCATGATGCACTGCGTAAAGTCGCAGATGATAATGCTACACATAATGAAGCGGTTGTTGAAGGCGTTAAACATGTTCAACAACAAAGTGGAGAGGAACAATCCAATGTCTGTAGACTGAGTAAAGGTGGAGAGAAAGGTGTAGATGATCAAGTTGTTG GAGTAATAGTGATTTGCAATGAACTTCTAGGTGGTGATACACATGAAGTTGTTACTACAG tggaAGTTGAAACTAGTCGTGGTTCAATTGCCACAACTCAAAAACTCTCTGATGATGCTCAATTGAATGAAGGtagagttgagaaaaaccttcCAGAGAATACTGCAATGGTCGTCGACGTTGGTTCTCAATTGAATGATGCTGGAAATACTGATATTGAGAAAGGCATGCAGCCTGGGGAAACCACAGCGGAAGACAAACGTAAAG AAAGACCGGAGGCAGCTCGAAAAGAATTGGGTGAGATTCTGCAGTAA